In Reichenbachiella agarivorans, one genomic interval encodes:
- a CDS encoding type II toxin-antitoxin system RelE family toxin: protein MVNSYQYLSITCQLILERDLENLPAGCRDKFCVLETFPTTSGAKPPVDSTACYCHKGYPKVSITRFSNLLANDPRPSGAKKLKGNSQNWRIRIGNHRVLYTIDDEIRIVDIRKVGHRKDSYS, encoded by the coding sequence ATGGTCAACTCATATCAGTATTTATCTATAACCTGTCAACTTATTTTAGAACGAGACCTTGAAAACCTTCCTGCAGGCTGCAGGGACAAATTCTGCGTGCTAGAAACCTTCCCGACGACATCAGGAGCAAAACCGCCAGTTGACAGTACCGCTTGCTACTGTCATAAAGGATATCCAAAAGTGTCAATAACAAGATTTTCAAATCTATTAGCGAATGATCCACGCCCCAGTGGAGCCAAAAAGCTAAAAGGGAACTCCCAAAACTGGCGTATAAGGATAGGAAACCACAGAGTACTCTACACCATTGATGACGAAATTAGAATCGTTGATATTCGAAAAGTAGGACACAGGAAGGATAGCTATTCCTAG
- a CDS encoding ABC transporter substrate-binding protein — MKNLVPFLIVFGFWACQPNETHTTTSEPNVGIVQYAERFSIESMEGYRIITVNQPWQGNEDALTYMIYDDSIPEGEAYHHFIPIKYPVNSLVSNSTTHLSFLEILGVEEKLKGFAQTQYIYSSKINQLLDAQHMVEIGSEGKIDVEQVLNLKADIVLAFVARGENRQLEKLQELGQTIVLTPDYMENTVLGRAEWIKFVGYLTGKEKESEAYFDQVVLAYDSLLAMVTEVNRPTVYSGTLYGGTWFMPAGNNYNGMMINDAGGNYLWSDDQGNGWLNLDFEAVYAKAHDADFWIGAANYESLADIVAADERYADFKAFKTGQVYTYTKRSTANGGNDYFESGNANPHLLLADHIKILHPELLPDYELYYYKKLE; from the coding sequence ATGAAAAATCTTGTTCCCTTTTTAATTGTCTTTGGCTTTTGGGCATGTCAGCCCAATGAAACTCATACCACCACCTCAGAACCCAATGTAGGAATCGTCCAATACGCCGAGCGCTTCTCTATAGAAAGTATGGAGGGCTATCGCATCATCACGGTCAACCAACCTTGGCAAGGCAATGAAGATGCTTTGACTTACATGATTTATGATGATTCCATCCCTGAGGGAGAGGCTTATCATCATTTCATCCCCATCAAATATCCGGTCAATAGCTTGGTCTCCAACTCTACTACCCATCTTTCTTTTTTGGAGATTTTGGGGGTTGAGGAGAAGTTAAAGGGTTTTGCCCAAACACAGTATATCTATTCGTCCAAGATCAATCAACTATTGGATGCTCAGCATATGGTAGAGATCGGGAGTGAAGGAAAAATAGATGTAGAGCAGGTATTGAATCTGAAAGCAGACATCGTATTGGCCTTTGTGGCAAGGGGTGAAAATCGCCAACTGGAGAAATTGCAGGAGCTAGGACAGACCATTGTCTTGACTCCTGATTACATGGAGAACACCGTTTTGGGACGGGCAGAGTGGATCAAATTTGTAGGGTATCTGACTGGAAAGGAAAAGGAATCTGAGGCATATTTTGATCAAGTGGTCTTGGCCTATGATTCATTGCTTGCTATGGTGACTGAGGTGAATCGACCCACCGTTTATTCGGGTACTTTGTACGGCGGCACATGGTTCATGCCTGCGGGCAACAACTACAACGGTATGATGATCAACGATGCTGGAGGTAACTATCTCTGGTCGGATGATCAGGGCAACGGCTGGCTGAATCTGGACTTTGAAGCAGTGTATGCCAAAGCACACGATGCGGATTTTTGGATCGGTGCGGCCAACTATGAGTCGCTGGCAGACATAGTCGCAGCAGACGAAAGGTATGCGGATTTCAAGGCATTCAAAACTGGACAGGTATATACCTACACCAAGCGATCCACTGCCAATGGAGGCAATGACTACTTTGAGTCAGGCAACGCCAATCCGCATCTCTTGCTGGCCGATCATATCAAAATCCTCCATCCAGAACTGTTGCCGGACTATGAACTGTACTATTATAAGAAATTGGAGTAA
- a CDS encoding serine hydrolase domain-containing protein has product MRYLIIIIICLISSCSEKSEIAQIKRIDGSTIAEAELDTNIKTLVDTANVTGLTVTIFNQDTVAYQKAFGFSNLNKKDSLNLKQVFYGASLSKAVFGYLVAQLADEGIIDLDKPLQEYFSTAIPELQFEKEWRGFKNLSDDERYKKITARMCLSHTTGFPNWRWISRTGEFTPEGDILFYFDPGTDYSYSGEGMMLLQYAIKNLTGKGLEELAKERVFDPLKMDMTSYLWQERFEDNYCNGHTTEQKVIDKDKADEPAAAGSMSTTPVDYSRFLEKILALCSLNSPVTKLMFSPNIRIKSKKQFGPLSIEKSNANDSIDLSYGLGWGILKSPYGYGYFKEGHGEGFQHYSILFPEKNIGILLMSNSDNAESVFKEILEIGIKDIYTSWYWEDYIPYNEK; this is encoded by the coding sequence ATGAGATACTTAATAATCATCATAATCTGCCTGATTTCAAGTTGTTCTGAAAAATCAGAGATTGCGCAAATTAAACGAATAGACGGTTCGACAATAGCAGAAGCTGAATTGGACACTAATATTAAAACCCTTGTTGACACAGCAAATGTGACGGGTTTGACCGTTACTATTTTCAACCAAGATACAGTAGCATATCAAAAAGCATTCGGATTCTCAAACCTCAATAAAAAGGATAGTTTAAATCTTAAACAAGTGTTTTATGGCGCTTCTTTGAGTAAAGCTGTTTTTGGTTATCTAGTGGCGCAGCTTGCTGACGAAGGAATAATTGACCTAGATAAACCATTACAGGAATACTTCAGTACAGCCATCCCTGAATTGCAATTTGAGAAAGAATGGAGGGGATTCAAAAATCTATCGGATGATGAACGATATAAGAAAATAACAGCAAGAATGTGCCTGTCACATACAACTGGTTTTCCCAATTGGAGATGGATAAGTAGAACTGGAGAGTTCACTCCTGAGGGAGATATTTTGTTTTATTTTGACCCTGGAACTGATTACAGTTATTCAGGAGAAGGAATGATGTTATTACAGTACGCTATTAAAAACCTAACTGGAAAAGGATTAGAAGAATTGGCAAAAGAACGAGTTTTTGATCCTTTAAAGATGGATATGACCAGCTATTTATGGCAAGAACGATTTGAGGACAATTATTGTAATGGACATACGACAGAGCAAAAAGTAATTGATAAAGATAAAGCCGATGAACCTGCCGCTGCAGGTTCAATGTCAACAACTCCTGTGGATTACTCAAGATTCTTAGAAAAAATACTTGCCTTATGTTCCCTTAACTCCCCTGTTACCAAATTGATGTTTTCTCCTAATATTCGCATTAAGTCAAAGAAACAATTTGGACCACTTTCCATAGAAAAATCTAATGCAAATGACAGTATTGATTTAAGTTATGGTTTGGGATGGGGAATATTAAAATCGCCATATGGATACGGATATTTTAAAGAAGGTCATGGAGAGGGCTTTCAGCATTATTCGATCCTCTTTCCAGAAAAGAATATAGGAATTCTCCTAATGTCAAATAGTGACAATGCAGAAAGTGTTTTCAAAGAAATCCTTGAAATAGGAATCAAGGATATTTATACATCTTGGTACTGGGAAGATTACATTCCATATAATGAAAAATAA
- a CDS encoding iron ABC transporter permease, whose translation MFKSILFLGLLCAALFVLNIVVGSVWIPPSDLYVIITDPSDDTRVWQNIIFNYRLPRALAALLAGASLSLSGLFMQTFFRNPLAGPFVLGISSGASLGVALVVLGSSFFSVIGLTYYAGISTTLGAIMGSFLVFLVVIYFSTKVADHTSLLIIGLMFSSATGAVVSVLQYFSNPEDIQAYLMWTFGDLGSVTMGELTMMVPLIMIGLVSSIFLLKPLNIYLIGNAYARNAGLNLQRSKYAIICVTALLAGTVTAYCGPIAFIGLAGPHIARMILDTSDHKKLIPYSAVMGSVVLLFCDMVSRLPGLAQSLPLNAITSLLGGPLVIWLIVKRKNIQSGF comes from the coding sequence GTGTTCAAATCCATTCTCTTTCTAGGACTCCTTTGTGCAGCGCTTTTTGTGCTCAATATCGTCGTGGGCTCGGTATGGATACCGCCATCAGATCTATACGTGATCATCACCGACCCATCGGATGACACACGGGTGTGGCAAAATATTATCTTCAATTACCGCCTGCCACGTGCGTTGGCGGCACTGTTGGCGGGGGCTTCTTTGAGTCTGAGTGGCTTGTTTATGCAGACCTTTTTCCGCAATCCCTTGGCAGGACCTTTTGTGTTGGGAATTAGCTCTGGTGCGAGTTTGGGCGTGGCTTTGGTCGTACTGGGGAGTTCATTTTTTTCTGTGATAGGCTTGACCTATTACGCAGGGATATCTACGACTTTGGGTGCTATTATGGGTTCTTTTTTGGTCTTCTTGGTAGTGATTTACTTTTCTACCAAAGTGGCCGATCATACTTCTCTGTTGATCATTGGTCTGATGTTTAGTTCGGCGACAGGGGCCGTGGTGAGTGTGCTACAGTATTTTAGCAATCCTGAGGATATACAGGCCTATCTGATGTGGACTTTTGGGGATTTGGGCAGCGTGACGATGGGAGAGTTGACAATGATGGTACCCCTCATCATGATTGGATTGGTCTCTTCCATATTCCTGCTGAAACCTCTGAATATCTACCTAATCGGCAATGCCTATGCGCGCAATGCGGGCCTGAATTTGCAACGATCCAAATACGCCATCATCTGCGTGACGGCCCTACTGGCGGGGACGGTGACGGCCTATTGTGGACCGATTGCTTTCATAGGATTGGCTGGGCCACACATCGCGCGGATGATATTGGATACTTCCGATCATAAGAAGTTGATTCCTTACTCAGCCGTGATGGGATCCGTGGTGTTGTTGTTTTGTGACATGGTGTCTCGCTTGCCTGGATTGGCTCAGTCTCTGCCACTCAACGCCATCACCTCTCTGCTAGGTGGACCGCTGGTGATCTGGCTGATTGTGAAACGAAAGAACATTCAAAGTGGATTTTGA
- a CDS encoding ABC transporter ATP-binding protein, whose amino-acid sequence MKALSTAHLSIGYGEKIIASEVSLALQPGQLICLLGQNGVGKSTLLRTLSGTQTPLSGEVMIGEEKLSNMDRKDLAKQIGIITTDKIGMSNMSVRELVALGRFPYTNWIGKESTEDKRKIQESIDLCKINYIEHAKLGTLSDGQFQKAMVARALAQDTDFILMDEPTAHLDIVNRIDMFGLFAAIKSKTQKAILVSTHELDLSLQFADQLWLMDFNSAIVSGDPASLIQSGAITKIFHHEEYEIDLSNAKSMIRRKK is encoded by the coding sequence ATGAAGGCACTCAGTACAGCACATCTAAGTATCGGGTATGGCGAAAAAATCATTGCCTCGGAGGTCAGCCTAGCCCTGCAACCAGGGCAACTGATCTGTCTACTGGGACAGAACGGGGTAGGAAAGAGCACTTTGCTTAGGACGCTGTCTGGCACACAAACACCGCTGTCTGGTGAAGTCATGATCGGGGAGGAAAAACTGAGCAACATGGATAGAAAGGATCTTGCCAAGCAAATCGGCATCATCACCACTGACAAAATCGGGATGTCCAACATGAGTGTCAGAGAGTTGGTCGCACTGGGTAGATTTCCCTACACCAACTGGATAGGAAAGGAGAGTACCGAAGACAAACGCAAAATCCAAGAATCCATCGATCTGTGCAAGATCAACTACATCGAGCACGCCAAGCTAGGCACGCTGAGTGATGGACAGTTTCAAAAAGCCATGGTAGCCAGAGCACTGGCGCAGGACACGGACTTCATCCTGATGGACGAACCGACTGCCCATCTTGATATCGTCAATCGTATCGATATGTTTGGTTTGTTTGCAGCCATCAAGTCCAAGACCCAAAAGGCCATCCTGGTTTCTACTCATGAGCTAGATCTGTCGCTGCAGTTTGCAGATCAGCTCTGGCTCATGGACTTCAACTCGGCCATCGTATCTGGTGATCCAGCATCACTCATCCAATCTGGCGCCATCACCAAGATATTCCATCATGAGGAGTACGAGATAGACCTTTCCAATGCCAAGAGCATGATTCGTAGGAAAAAATAG
- a CDS encoding HU family DNA-binding protein, producing MAIKYKVVSKRPGGIAGKRPTRYYPVLTRRRVADTRYLINHISSMSTLSGADLVSVFESLRTIIPELLGDGKNVRIDGLGTFSIHAHSKGKDTADDVTSRDIDSLKISFLPDKGVKMMLKSIKFEKVQ from the coding sequence ATGGCAATCAAATATAAGGTAGTAAGCAAAAGACCAGGCGGCATAGCTGGTAAAAGACCCACAAGATACTATCCTGTACTCACCAGACGGAGAGTTGCCGACACTCGATACCTCATCAACCATATCAGCAGCATGAGTACGCTCAGTGGTGCGGATTTAGTTAGTGTATTCGAAAGCCTTAGAACTATCATCCCAGAACTACTCGGGGATGGAAAAAATGTGCGAATTGATGGATTGGGGACATTTAGCATCCACGCCCACAGCAAAGGAAAAGATACAGCAGACGACGTGACATCTAGAGATATAGACAGCCTAAAGATCAGCTTCTTGCCCGACAAAGGTGTCAAAATGATGCTGAAGTCCATCAAATTTGAAAAAGTCCAGTAA